AGAAAGCCCTCCTTGTTATCCCAGGAGAGCAGGCCGTTGTAGAGAAAAACCGATTCGTAGCCGTACCGGTTGAGCAGGGTCGGCAACCCGGAAAATTCCTGGTTGGCCTCCATCATCTTCATCAGATATTCGTAGCCGGGGAGATTGGGGAAAGAGGTCAGCGTGGCGTAGACCCCCTGATGGGTGTGGGTGCCGTTGGAAAAGGCCCGCTCGAAGAGGATGCCCCCTTCCGCCAGCCGGTCGAATTCCGGGGTCAACGGCCGGTCGGCCCCCAGGGCGCCGACAAAGCGGGCGGAAAAGCTCTCCATGAGGATGACCACCACATTGAGCGGCCGCCCGTTCCCCAAGAGCACGGCTTGCGGTTCGGCGCGCAACAGCGGATGCTGCTCATCCGCCAACGACGTCTCGCCGGGCAACGCCAGCATGGCGCGACTGGTGGCCAGCGCCTCGTCGACCGGGAGCGACTTGGCCCAGAAGGCCTGTTTGCTGTAGATCTTGTCCCAGCCGCTGCGCCCCAGGGTAAAGAGACCGTTCAACGCCAGATGATTGGCGAAGGTCGATTCGGAAAAGAAGGCATCCCCCCAACGCAGGGGTTCGCCGGAAATGCCGCCACGCAGGACGACGACCATCGCCGCCAGGCTCAGGGTCGTCCCCATGATGCGCAATAAAGACTGACGCGGGGTGGCGGCCAGCGGGGCGGGCCGGAGATGGCGCCGCGCCAGAAACCACAGACCTATCCCCCAGCAGGCGGCGAGCAGCAGCCAGATCAGGGTGTAACGCACCACTGGATAGCCCTCCCAGATCATCTCCCCGACAATCTGGGGATGGCTGAGATATTCGTAGACCAGGGCGTTGTAGCGGCTTTCAAATTCCCCGTAGAATTCCGCCTCGGAAATCCCGAGCAGCAGCAGGGAGGCGGTCAGAACGCCGAATCCGAAAACGATGCGCCAGCGCCACCGCTGGGACAGCCCAACCAGCAACAGAAAGAGGGGGATGAGCAGATAGGAGGCAACCGCCAGATCGAAGCGGGCGCCGACCAGAAAACTTTTCAGCAACTCCCCCGTCGCCACCCCTTCCGCCAGATTGGTGTTACGCACCAGCAGCACCAGGCGCAGGGCCGCGAAGAGGGTCGCCAACAAGAGATAAAGCCCGGCGATGAAGCGCGCCTCGCCAGAAAAGAGTCGGGAAATTCCTTGCAGCAATTTCGCCATGGGAAAATGTTCCTTTCACGCGGCATCCCCGACTTTTGGCGGGGTGAAAACCTGATCAAAAAAATGGGGTCTTTAAACTGCTTTAAAGACCCCGGAGGCAAATGTGAGAGCGTTATCGGCTCTTATTTATAGACAAAGCAATATGTCTGCCAAAATCATAATCGACTGAAATCCCTGAAAAAAGAAGCTCAAATTCGATCACGCACGTACAAATTTTTCAACAGAATCCCCCCTTCGCAAAGCCCCCTGACGAAAATTTGTACGCGGTCAGAACGCCGAATCCGAAAACGATGCGCCAGCGCCACCGCTGGGACAGCCCAACCAGCAACAGAAAGAGGGGGATGAGCAGATAGGAGGCAACCGCCAGATCGAAGCGGGCGCCGACCAGAA
This DNA window, taken from Desulfuromonas acetexigens, encodes the following:
- a CDS encoding LTA synthase family protein, translating into MAKLLQGISRLFSGEARFIAGLYLLLATLFAALRLVLLVRNTNLAEGVATGELLKSFLVGARFDLAVASYLLIPLFLLLVGLSQRWRWRIVFGFGVLTASLLLLGISEAEFYGEFESRYNALVYEYLSHPQIVGEMIWEGYPVVRYTLIWLLLAACWGIGLWFLARRHLRPAPLAATPRQSLLRIMGTTLSLAAMVVVLRGGISGEPLRWGDAFFSESTFANHLALNGLFTLGRSGWDKIYSKQAFWAKSLPVDEALATSRAMLALPGETSLADEQHPLLRAEPQAVLLGNGRPLNVVVILMESFSARFVGALGADRPLTPEFDRLAEGGILFERAFSNGTHTHQGVYATLTSFPNLPGYEYLMKMMEANQEFSGLPTLLNRYGYESVFLYNGLLSWDNKEGFLRQHGIDHFVGTDDYVDPTFVDPVWGVSDYDVYARANQEFRGLAAQGPFFGSILTLSNHAPFNLPEPLPFERIRSDDGYEGRYNGMRYADWALGEFFRMAEKEDYFKDTLFVVTGDHGFGYPPMITPMALGRFHVPLLFYAPGLLDEPGLRRRTVASQVDIGPSVLGLLGMNAPHQGWGRNLFSPTLQDEGFAVIKPSGGEELVALIEGDRLLLVAPKEKPELYRYDLGFPPGGSEDRYREEKSLAKEMEKRLLAYVQTGILSLRARNLGLPDGEVPQLVQRKPVAAGAAAN